From one Microbacterium aurum genomic stretch:
- a CDS encoding Lrp/AsnC family transcriptional regulator yields the protein MDAQAGASGLDDLDLRLLAALVRSPGRSNKALADELGIAESTCAHRVRSLRSRGVVSGVQVVLDPASLGLPLQAVIRVRLGRHTREGVGRLFDAIVATPGVIEAFHVAGEDDFLVHVAVEDATALRDIVLQHITVHESVRTTETHLVFQRREGVGPLARVTAPSPTASGRR from the coding sequence GTGGATGCGCAAGCGGGTGCGTCGGGTCTGGATGACCTCGATCTGCGGCTGCTCGCCGCTCTCGTGCGGTCACCGGGGCGATCCAACAAGGCCCTCGCCGACGAGCTCGGCATCGCCGAATCGACCTGCGCCCATCGGGTGCGCTCGCTCCGCTCCCGCGGCGTGGTCTCCGGCGTGCAGGTCGTGCTGGACCCGGCATCCCTCGGTCTTCCGCTGCAGGCGGTCATTCGGGTGCGGCTGGGCCGGCACACGCGCGAAGGCGTCGGCCGGCTGTTCGACGCGATTGTCGCGACCCCCGGCGTGATCGAGGCGTTCCACGTCGCCGGCGAGGACGATTTCCTCGTGCACGTCGCGGTCGAAGATGCGACTGCGCTCCGCGACATCGTGCTGCAGCACATCACCGTGCACGAGTCGGTTCGCACGACCGAGACGCACCTCGTCTTCCAGCGGCGCGAGGGCGTCGGTCCGCTCGCCCGGGTGACGGCGCCGAGTCCCACGGCGAGCGGCAGGCGCTGA
- a CDS encoding trans-sulfuration enzyme family protein, translated as MDHLDTLAVHAGRDDLADLGVHTPPLDLSSTYSLPDVERGGDSYEALAGGGTPLAGGSHVYARLWNPTVARFEQALAALEGADAAVAFASGMAALTAAVLSHTTAVARPHVIAVRPLYGGSDHLLSTGLLGTEVTFCAADEIAAHLRPDTGLVVIETPANPTLELVDIAAVVAQAGEVPVLVDNTFATPVLQQPLRHGAAMSLHSATKYLGGHGDVVGGVIACSDETAAALRRVRAITGGILHPLGAYLLHRGLPTLPLRMRAQQASAERIARHLVSHDAVSEVFYPGLDGDPEGLLTRQQHGAGAMLSIRLRGGYDAAARVAASTRLFTHAVSLGGVDSLIQHPAALTHRPVAPDARPDADILRLSIGLEHADDLIADLEAALDAVRTLAGPAAATAGAVAKAG; from the coding sequence ATGGACCACCTCGATACTCTCGCCGTGCACGCCGGTCGCGACGACCTCGCCGACCTCGGCGTCCACACTCCCCCGCTGGATCTGTCCTCGACCTATTCGCTGCCCGACGTCGAACGCGGCGGAGACTCCTACGAGGCACTCGCCGGGGGCGGCACTCCCCTCGCAGGAGGCAGCCACGTCTACGCGCGTCTGTGGAACCCGACCGTGGCGCGCTTCGAGCAGGCGCTCGCCGCACTGGAGGGTGCCGACGCGGCCGTCGCCTTCGCCTCCGGCATGGCGGCGCTCACCGCCGCTGTGCTCTCCCACACCACCGCCGTCGCCCGCCCGCACGTCATCGCCGTCCGCCCGCTCTACGGCGGCAGCGATCACCTGCTGTCGACGGGCCTGCTCGGCACCGAGGTGACGTTCTGCGCCGCCGACGAGATCGCCGCGCACCTCCGCCCAGACACCGGCCTGGTCGTCATCGAGACCCCCGCCAACCCCACCCTCGAACTCGTCGACATCGCCGCCGTCGTGGCGCAGGCAGGCGAGGTGCCGGTGCTCGTCGACAACACGTTCGCCACCCCCGTGCTGCAGCAGCCGCTCCGCCATGGCGCCGCGATGTCACTGCACAGCGCGACGAAGTATCTCGGCGGACACGGCGACGTCGTCGGCGGCGTGATCGCCTGTTCCGACGAGACCGCGGCGGCGCTGCGCCGGGTGCGGGCGATCACCGGCGGCATCCTGCACCCGCTCGGTGCGTATCTCCTGCACCGCGGACTGCCGACGCTGCCGCTGCGGATGCGGGCGCAGCAGGCGTCGGCCGAGCGGATCGCTCGCCACCTCGTGAGCCACGACGCCGTCTCCGAGGTCTTCTACCCCGGCCTGGATGGCGACCCGGAGGGCCTGCTGACCCGGCAGCAGCACGGGGCCGGAGCGATGCTGTCGATCCGGCTGCGCGGCGGGTACGACGCGGCTGCGCGGGTGGCGGCATCCACCCGGCTGTTCACGCACGCCGTGTCCCTCGGCGGCGTCGATTCGCTGATCCAGCATCCGGCGGCCCTGACCCACCGGCCGGTCGCGCCCGACGCACGGCCGGATGCCGACATCCTGCGCCTGTCGAT